In Bacillus kexueae, the following proteins share a genomic window:
- a CDS encoding replication-associated recombination protein A, translating to MKPLAFRMRPTSIDQIVGQQHLVGKGKIIERMVRAKQLTSMILFGPPGIGKTSIATAIAGSTNTPFRSLNAVIHNKKDMEIVVEEAKMSGQLIVILDEVHRLDKAKQDFLLPHLESGKIILIGATTSNPYHAINPAIRSRCQIFELKPLAPEEIMIALKRSLTDSRGLKDFNVQITDESLNHIAVCCGGDIRSAMNALELAVRSSEVDENNVVQIDLETVEECIQKKSFVHDKDGDAHYDVLSAFQKSIRGSDVNAALHYLARLIEAGDLFSIARRLLVIAYEDIGLANPQAGQRTLAAIEAAERVGFPEARIPLANAVIELSLSPKSNSAYLAIDHALKDLKLGVTGEVPLHLKDAHYKGATQLGRGVDYLYPHDYENGWVKQQYLPDPIKNKKYFEPKKTGKFEQALATVYENLNRQSK from the coding sequence ATGAAACCATTAGCATTTAGAATGAGACCGACCTCAATTGACCAAATCGTCGGTCAACAACATTTAGTTGGTAAAGGAAAAATTATTGAACGAATGGTGCGAGCAAAACAATTAACATCCATGATTTTATTTGGCCCACCCGGAATTGGGAAAACATCAATCGCTACAGCTATTGCTGGTAGTACCAATACGCCCTTCCGATCACTCAACGCTGTTATTCATAATAAGAAGGACATGGAAATCGTCGTTGAGGAAGCAAAAATGAGCGGGCAATTGATTGTCATTTTAGATGAAGTTCATCGATTGGATAAAGCAAAGCAAGATTTCTTACTTCCTCATTTAGAAAGTGGGAAAATTATATTAATTGGCGCGACAACGAGCAATCCATATCATGCGATAAATCCTGCAATTCGAAGCCGATGTCAAATCTTTGAATTAAAGCCACTTGCGCCAGAAGAAATCATGATTGCATTGAAGCGATCTCTTACCGACTCAAGAGGGTTAAAAGATTTTAACGTTCAAATTACCGATGAAAGCCTAAATCACATAGCAGTTTGTTGTGGTGGAGATATTCGAAGCGCAATGAATGCATTAGAACTGGCAGTCCGTTCTTCGGAAGTAGACGAGAATAATGTAGTTCAAATTGATTTAGAAACAGTGGAGGAATGCATTCAAAAAAAGAGCTTTGTTCACGATAAAGATGGAGATGCCCATTATGACGTTTTATCCGCTTTTCAAAAATCCATTCGTGGCTCTGACGTTAATGCTGCACTTCATTATTTGGCTCGTCTCATTGAAGCAGGGGATCTCTTTTCTATTGCCCGGCGTCTTCTAGTTATTGCATATGAAGATATTGGACTTGCCAACCCACAAGCTGGACAAAGAACACTGGCAGCAATTGAAGCGGCTGAACGTGTTGGCTTTCCTGAAGCGCGAATTCCCCTAGCAAACGCGGTCATTGAACTTAGCTTATCCCCTAAGTCAAATTCAGCCTACTTAGCCATTGACCATGCGTTAAAAGATTTGAAGCTAGGTGTGACCGGAGAGGTTCCTCTTCACTTGAAAGACGCACATTATAAAGGGGCTACACAATTAGGTAGGGGTGTGGATTATCTCTATCCTCATGATTATGAGAATGGTTGGGTCAAACAACAATATTTACCCGACCCTATTAAAAACAAAAAATATTTTGAACCGAAGAAGACAGGGAAATTCGAGCAAGCTCTTGCTACTGTTTACGAAAATTTAAACCGTCAGTCCAAATAA
- a CDS encoding alpha/beta fold hydrolase produces the protein MKRWGKRLIIGISILSVCLFVIFFIWSEITYKPTEEMYQVMSNSELEYTNGILTFEGESKIGIILYPGGKVEPESYSYLGEQLSEKGYTVYIPSMAFNFAIFDTQKAEDIIQDANHIEEWYISGHSLGGVAAAKFASEHLDKVDGLVLLASYPSEKDSLKEDSLPVLSIYATNDGLTTGNDIERSKEFLPTGSQFVEVIGGNHGGFGMYGPQKGDGDADISALNQQKQIVDLINDWIKKTTNETK, from the coding sequence ATGAAGCGATGGGGAAAACGACTTATAATCGGCATCTCAATATTGAGTGTATGCTTATTCGTAATATTTTTCATTTGGTCTGAAATTACGTATAAACCGACGGAGGAAATGTATCAAGTAATGTCAAATTCAGAGTTAGAGTATACGAACGGCATTTTAACCTTTGAAGGAGAATCAAAAATTGGTATTATTTTATACCCTGGTGGCAAAGTCGAGCCTGAAAGCTATAGTTATTTAGGTGAACAGCTTTCAGAGAAAGGATATACCGTCTACATTCCGAGTATGGCGTTCAATTTCGCCATATTTGACACACAAAAAGCGGAAGACATTATTCAGGATGCAAACCATATTGAAGAATGGTATATAAGTGGACACTCATTAGGCGGGGTGGCTGCTGCAAAATTCGCTAGTGAGCATCTCGACAAAGTCGATGGGCTTGTCTTATTAGCATCCTACCCTTCTGAAAAGGATTCTTTAAAAGAAGATTCTTTACCTGTATTATCGATTTATGCTACAAACGACGGTTTAACAACTGGAAACGATATTGAACGTTCAAAAGAATTTCTTCCGACAGGTAGTCAATTTGTAGAGGTCATCGGTGGTAATCATGGAGGGTTTGGTATGTATGGGCCTCAAAAGGGAGATGGAGACGCGGACATATCTGCGCTCAATCAGCAGAAACAAATCGTTGATTTAATTAATGACTGGATTAAGAAAACCACTAACGAAACAAAATAG
- the aspS gene encoding aspartate--tRNA ligase — MFGRSYYCGELTEKHIGEKVTLKGWVQKRRDLGGLIFIDLRDRSGIVQVVFNPDVSKEALAVAEKVRSEFVLDIKGEVVAREEGTINSNLPTGKVEILVEEITILNSAKTPPFSIFETNAEVSEDVRLKYRYLDLRRTPMFDTLKMRHDVTKSIRRFLDDQGFIDVETPILTKSTPEGARDYLVPSRVHQGEFYALPQSPQIFKQLLMVSGFDRYYQIARCFRDEDLRADRQPEFTQVDIEMSFMSQEEIMTMMEQMMATLMKEVKGIDVTLPFPRMTYHEAMERYGSDKPDTRFGMELVNVSEIVKESSFKVFSSTVENGGQVKAINVKGSADKYSRKDIDALTEFVNVYGAKGLAWLKVEEAGLKGPIAKFFTEEEQNGLMQTLQAETGDLLLFVADSKQVVADALGALRLKLGKELQLIDESIFNFLWVVDWPLVEYAEEEDRYYALHHPFTMPAREDVALFDSSPSEMRAQAYDLVLNGYELGGGSIRIFEKDVQEKMFKLLGFSEEEAKEQFGFLLEAFEYGTPPHGGIALGLDRLVMLLAGRTNLRDTIAFPKTASASCLLTEAPGEVSEEQLHELHLKVVQKVEE; from the coding sequence GTGTTTGGTAGATCCTATTATTGTGGTGAATTAACAGAGAAGCATATTGGGGAAAAAGTTACGCTCAAAGGTTGGGTGCAAAAGCGACGTGACCTTGGAGGATTAATCTTTATTGACTTACGTGATAGAAGTGGTATCGTTCAGGTTGTATTTAATCCAGATGTTTCGAAAGAAGCATTAGCGGTTGCGGAAAAGGTTAGAAGTGAGTTCGTCCTAGATATTAAAGGAGAAGTTGTTGCGCGTGAAGAAGGAACAATAAATTCGAATCTTCCTACTGGGAAAGTAGAAATTTTAGTAGAAGAAATTACGATTTTAAATAGTGCAAAAACACCTCCATTCTCTATTTTCGAGACGAACGCAGAAGTATCAGAAGATGTGCGCTTGAAGTATCGATACTTAGATTTAAGACGTACACCAATGTTTGATACTCTGAAAATGCGTCATGATGTAACAAAGTCCATACGCCGCTTTTTAGATGACCAAGGATTTATTGATGTGGAAACGCCGATTTTAACGAAAAGTACACCGGAAGGAGCCCGTGACTATTTAGTGCCTTCACGTGTACATCAAGGAGAGTTTTATGCGTTACCTCAATCTCCACAAATCTTTAAACAATTACTAATGGTGTCTGGATTCGATCGATATTACCAAATTGCGCGTTGTTTCCGTGATGAAGATTTACGTGCAGATCGTCAACCAGAGTTTACTCAAGTGGATATTGAAATGTCATTCATGAGTCAAGAGGAAATCATGACGATGATGGAGCAAATGATGGCGACGCTGATGAAAGAAGTGAAGGGAATCGATGTTACTCTTCCATTCCCACGGATGACATATCATGAAGCGATGGAGCGATATGGTTCCGATAAGCCTGATACTCGCTTTGGCATGGAGCTAGTGAACGTGTCGGAAATTGTAAAAGAATCAAGTTTCAAAGTATTTAGCAGCACAGTTGAAAATGGTGGACAAGTAAAAGCAATCAATGTAAAGGGAAGTGCGGATAAGTACTCACGTAAAGATATTGACGCGTTGACGGAGTTTGTAAATGTTTACGGTGCAAAAGGGCTAGCTTGGTTAAAAGTTGAAGAAGCTGGATTAAAAGGTCCAATTGCGAAGTTCTTCACTGAAGAAGAACAAAATGGATTAATGCAAACTCTTCAAGCTGAGACTGGCGACTTGTTATTATTTGTAGCGGACTCTAAGCAAGTTGTTGCAGATGCTTTAGGAGCATTGCGTTTAAAACTTGGAAAAGAGCTTCAACTAATTGATGAATCAATCTTTAACTTCCTTTGGGTGGTTGACTGGCCGCTTGTGGAATATGCTGAAGAAGAAGATCGTTATTATGCTCTTCACCATCCGTTCACAATGCCAGCTCGTGAGGATGTAGCTTTATTTGATTCAAGTCCAAGTGAAATGAGAGCTCAAGCGTATGACTTAGTTTTAAATGGGTATGAGCTAGGTGGAGGATCCATTCGTATCTTTGAGAAAGATGTCCAAGAAAAAATGTTCAAGCTTTTAGGATTCTCTGAAGAAGAAGCGAAAGAACAGTTCGGATTCTTGTTAGAGGCTTTCGAATACGGTACTCCTCCACATGGTGGAATTGCACTTGGATTAGATCGTTTAGTCATGCTTCTAGCTGGACGCACGAACTTACGTGATACCATTGCATTCCCGAAAACTGCAAGTGCAAGCTGTTTATTAACCGAAGCACCAGGTGAGGTAAGCGAAGAGCAATTACATGAGCTACATTTGAAAGTGGTTCAAAAAGTGGAAGAATAA
- the cymR gene encoding cysteine metabolism transcriptional regulator CymR produces the protein MRISTKGRYGLTIMIELAKRYGEGPTSLKSIAQTHNLSEHYLEQLIAPLRNARLVKSIRGAYGGYILADDPRNITAGDIIRVLEGPITPVEGIEDEEPAKRHLWIKIRDAIKDVLDNTTLEDLASFTDDNEQDAYMFYI, from the coding sequence GTGAGAATTTCAACTAAAGGACGCTACGGATTGACAATTATGATTGAATTAGCGAAACGTTATGGTGAAGGCCCTACTTCATTAAAGAGCATTGCGCAGACGCATAATTTATCAGAACATTATTTAGAACAACTCATTGCTCCTTTACGTAACGCTCGTCTTGTTAAAAGTATTCGCGGAGCATATGGTGGATATATATTAGCAGATGATCCACGAAATATTACTGCTGGAGACATTATTCGCGTACTTGAAGGTCCAATCACACCTGTTGAAGGAATTGAAGACGAAGAGCCGGCAAAACGTCATTTATGGATCAAAATTCGTGATGCCATTAAGGATGTGCTGGATAATACAACATTGGAAGATTTAGCGAGTTTTACTGACGATAATGAGCAAGATGCTTACATGTTTTATATTTAA
- a CDS encoding tRNA threonylcarbamoyladenosine dehydratase, which yields MLHQFSRNELAIGKEGLNILKGSTVAVLGIGGVGSFAVEALARSGVGRLILVDKDDVDITNVNRQIHALLSTVGQPKVDLMKARIADINPECEVISLKMFYTEETYETFFSYEPDFVIDASDTISYKIHLMKECLKRDIPIISSMGAANKTDPTRFKIADISKTHTDPIAKVIRTKLRKEGIRKGIKVVFSDESPIVIREDVRKEVGNDEAKIRKAKMPPSSNAFVPSVAGLIMASHVMNELLKDIKIHRVSDDQ from the coding sequence TTGTTACATCAATTTTCTCGTAATGAACTTGCGATTGGTAAGGAAGGGTTAAATATATTAAAAGGTAGTACGGTAGCTGTTTTAGGAATTGGCGGAGTCGGTTCCTTTGCAGTTGAAGCGCTTGCAAGATCTGGAGTAGGACGCTTAATTTTAGTCGACAAGGATGATGTCGATATCACAAATGTAAACCGTCAAATTCATGCGCTACTTTCAACGGTAGGTCAACCGAAAGTTGACTTAATGAAGGCGCGTATCGCAGATATTAACCCAGAATGTGAAGTTATTTCTCTAAAAATGTTCTATACAGAAGAAACGTATGAAACGTTCTTTAGTTATGAACCAGACTTTGTCATTGATGCTTCTGATACTATTAGCTATAAAATCCATTTAATGAAAGAATGTCTAAAGCGAGATATTCCGATCATTTCGAGTATGGGTGCAGCGAATAAAACAGACCCTACACGCTTTAAAATAGCAGATATCTCAAAAACACATACGGATCCAATTGCGAAAGTTATTCGTACAAAATTGCGTAAAGAAGGAATTCGTAAAGGCATTAAAGTTGTATTCTCAGATGAAAGTCCAATTGTTATTCGTGAAGATGTACGGAAGGAAGTAGGAAATGATGAGGCTAAAATTCGCAAAGCGAAAATGCCACCTTCATCCAACGCATTTGTTCCGTCTGTTGCAGGTTTAATTATGGCTTCTCATGTCATGAATGAACTTTTAAAAGATATTAAAATTCATCGTGTTTCAGATGATCAATAA